One Symphalangus syndactylus isolate Jambi chromosome 10, NHGRI_mSymSyn1-v2.1_pri, whole genome shotgun sequence genomic region harbors:
- the C1QL3 gene encoding complement C1q-like protein 3, whose product MVLLLVILIPVLVSSAGTSAHYEMLGTCRMVCDPYGGTKAPSTAATPDRGLMQSLPTFIQGPKGEAGRPGKAGPRGPPGEPGPPGPMGPPGEKGEPGRQGLPGPPGAPGLNAAGAISAATYSTVPKIAFYAGLKRQHEGYEVLKFDDVVTNLGNHYDPTTGKFTCSIPGIYFFTYHVLMRGGDGTSMWADLCKNNQVRASAIAQDADQNYDYASNSVVLHLEPGDEVYIKLDGGKAHGGNNNKYSTFSGFIIYAD is encoded by the exons ATGGTGCTGCTGCTGGTGATCCTCATCCCGGTGCTGGTGAGCTCGGCCGGCACGTCGGCGCACTACGAGATGCTGGGCACCTGCCGCATGGTCTGCGACCCCTACGGGGGCACCAAGGCGCCCAGCACTGCTGCCACGCCCGACCGCGGCCTCATGCAGTCCCTGCCCACCTTCATCCAGGGCCCCAAAGGCGAGGCCGGCCGGCCCGGGAAGGCGGGTCCGCGCGGGCCCCCCGGAGAGCCCGGGCCGCCGGGCCCCATGGGGCCCCCGGGCGAGAAGGGCGAGCCGGGCCGCCAAGGCCTGCCGGGCCCGCCCGGGGCGCCCGGCCTGAACGCGGCCGGGGCCATCAGCGCCGCCACCTACAGCACGGTGCCCAAGATCGCCTTCTACGCCGGCCTCAAGCGGCAGCACGAAGGCTACGAGGTGCTCAAGTTCGACGACGTGGTCACCAACCTCGGAAACCACTACGACCCCACCACCGGCAAGTTCACCTGCTCCATCCCGGGCATCTACTTCTTCACCTACCACGTTCTGATGCGCGGAGGGGACGGCACCAGCATGTGGGCTGATCTCTGCAAAAACAACCAG GTGCGTGCTAGTGCAATTGCCCAAGACGCTGATCAGAATTACGACTATGCCAGTAACAGTGTGGTTCTTCATTTGGAGCCGGGAGATGAAGTCTATATCAAATTAGATGGCGGGAAAGCCCATggaggcaacaacaacaaatacagcACGTTTTCTGGATTTATTATTTATGCTGACTGA